From Dasypus novemcinctus isolate mDasNov1 chromosome 8, mDasNov1.1.hap2, whole genome shotgun sequence, the proteins below share one genomic window:
- the LOC101416124 gene encoding spermatogenesis-associated protein 31A6-like, whose product MWACNFSPELILAAQLPTGSSAIQMMENYLLSLEKFNAIWLSSTSNSWLIDITLTLLCGVGLFFLLLPCLPSNPSSSPLKERRPLQKPHVETRGRSRRQRRSGALRACRESLQELKETRDLVLLLKTHLEQVPDQGDFHQLSRQEPSGELRETEPAEAPLPPEELVDNAAPTVPPLAPTAPLTEPPLPLATTLSPHPTTPSVPLSLSSPSASQPPLVLDHHSHQPVAPSLPVTQASAWLACPQPPTSFSAPPLLDSTLPLSPCNSISSPLGRSLDNNSWLSASMPAIPGLAHSSRPSPALPWWWAAARALLSPTSAHSTFQQEQLSHHSQRAFFWGGPINRQVEVGGPSFLNPESQKLLELQTAKRVELRMWKENKKKGPDYHLNSLGNVLKPLGAEQDNTVAQPLWSSKDKPEQLPSPEMPPHPETLRANLEQKFSQFFWGLPFLHSESLVASVRVPGSVLFNGISRVLPIQMQAGEVTLRSQPQPLPNYIVQPPLLIPTVPQSQVPLTAQVHLQPQPLGHLQSPFPVLLRSTPQIVSCRELRPTSWNVPQSLVPSAIQNLEYHLLKKQLGSWRALPLVVKRSQKAFSSLTSSFPQGTQASQAYQTIFILPGNFPLNPDIRKRLEQHLQKRLIQQQSGLPCRIHHVTLGQMQPQRKSPGICHEPSQPSVCERQSSKNIKKVRSSNLGNFRLFGSANFQLGKGPKADLGQSLGRVSKYNAYQQPESCERDSAQRSKLELKKHSESDSGNDSAKDPDEKQIKNYLKAHVDRKLGQISEGRIPMQVRRSWLSTSHALLKSDTQVETSNLVSSKGQTYCINTSQEVFFLSKNTRKVLEAHIRKFWVQHRWGLLLKVFEAIKLFKLRKAQARRLQQSPFPTSPIHKSGARIAEVGKLPGRKSQMYHQENVITTKSEPALDSPLPAPSTPCEEIQEILALVLPDEDRGLPEAPLTGQEVSEPPQSLIPNTMGSTEQSGTLLGSRKSSLESISHQAMADSGSYKESKSPIPGTSSPGESILEMKVESHSSSSEEKREAIKADQYPAHWPKCIDILRTSQPASCHILSEDLSGLGTPGTSQCSTPCGTSDTQVKGQPYPIAKVISELETEVKVKPENEPQEGLTDLLHASGSPASRVHTCCPGGTTSGKKPSSHMVNGSLAARERSLGQQESKTLTLQAPLKNQNKIFAPSTRIEDRRRPRPEEHEERCVGLGNLPARRTSQLGQARGLGNIPGKTLQSPPKKEESRDDIPFMKKMSGFLHWVFPNKSKGQEGPLCKRKPMPASAQGHGPVKTTSACTAKEAAKVQALVTAVGHMLEKKITLQTPERGQQKRKAPVPVQRGGSFCHKSPPSTEQRKVMSNTICNRYDTPERCSVREKWVRDKDGSIWKFVGIKMSNYALPPGVAVSPVGSHQEWSWMLGESARPPHCPRHCLIRDSSCNELENASPPLPSRKCSVQGKIPYMQRKSFPSY is encoded by the exons ATGTGGGCCTGCAACTTTAGTCCAGAGCTCATTCTTGCTGCTCAGTTGCCTACTGGCAGCAGTGCTATTCAGATGATGGAGAATTATCTcttatctttggaaaaatttaatGCTATTTGGCTGAGCTCCACTTCCAATTCCTGGCTCATTGATATCACCCTCACCCTCCTGTGTGGCGTGGGGCTCTTCTTCCTGCTACTCCCCTGTCTCCCGAGTAACCCGTCTTCATCACCCcttaaggaaagaagacccctccAAAAG CCTCATGTGGAGACACgggggaggagcaggaggcagAGGAGAAGTGGCGCTCTGAGAG CCTGCAGAGAAAGTCTGCAAGAATTAAAGGAGACTAGGGACCTGGTCCTGCTTCTGAAAAC ccACCTGGAGCAGGTCCCCGACCAGGGCGACTTTCATCAGCTCTCACGTCAAGAGCCCTCTGGTGAGCTGCGTGAAACAGAGCCTGCTGAAGCCCCTCTGCCACCAGAGGAGCTCGTGGACAATGCTGCTCCCACCGTGCCCCCTTTGGCTCCCACAGCTCCCCTGACCGAGCCCCCTCTGCCTCTAGCCACCACCCTGTCACCGCACCCAACAACCCCCTCAGTGCCTCTCTCACTCTCATCCCCGAGTGCTTCTCAGCCACCACTGGTTCTAGACCATCACTCACACCAGCCAGTTGCACCTTCCCTTCCCGTAACACAGGCCTCTGCTTGGTTAGCCTGCCCTCAGCCTCCAACCTCCTTCTCTGCTCCACCCCTGCTGGACTCAACCTTGCCTCTTTCTCCATGTAACTCCATTTCATCCCCACTGGGCAGGTCCCTTGATAACAACTCCTGGTTGTCTGCTTCTATGCCAGCAATCCCAGGCCTTGCTCACTCAAGCCGCCCCAGCCCAGCCTTGCCCTGGTGGTGGGCAGCTGCCAGGGCCCTGTTATCCCCCACCTCAGCACACTCCACATTCCAGCAGGAGCAGCTTTCCCACCACTCACAAAGGGCCTTTTTCTGGGGAGGCCCCATTAACAGGCAGGTAGAAGTTGGTGGCCCCTCTTTCCTCAACCCTGAAAGCCAAAAGCTCCTGGAACTACAAACTGCAAAGAGAGTGGAATTGAGGATgtggaaggaaaacaaaaagaagggaCCAGACTACCATCTGAATTCTTTAGGGAATGTGTTAAAACCACTTGGTGCTGAGCAGGACAACACAGTTGCCCAACCTCTCTGGAGCAGCAAAGACAAACCAGAGCAGCTACCCAGTCCTGAGATGCCCCCACATCCTGAGACCCTGAGGGCCAATTTAGAGCAGAAATTTAGCCAGTTCTTCTGGGGCCTCCCCTTCTTGCACAGCGAGTCTCTGGTGGCTAGTGTCCGGGTTCCTGGTTCTGTTTTATTCAACGGAATCTCTAGGGTCTTACCCATTCAAATGCAGGCTGGGGAAGTCACACTTCGTTCACAACCCCAGCCCTTGCCAAATTACATTGTTCAACCCCCACTCTTGATTCCAACCGTGCCCCAATCCCAGGTCCCACTTACGGCTCAAGTCCATTTACAGCCACAACCTCTGGGCCATCTCCAATCCCCTTTCCCAGTCCTActgcggtccacaccccagattGTTTCCTGTAGAGAATTACGGCCAACCTCCTGGAACGTGCCACAATCCCTCGTTCCAAGTGCTATTCAAAACCTGGAATACCACCTTTTGAAGAAACAACTGGGAAGTTGGAGGGCTTTACCCCTTGTGGTCAAGAGATCTCAAAAAGCCTTTAGTTCTCTCACTTCCAGCTTTCCCCAGGGGACCCAGGCCTCCCAGGCCTACCAGACCATCTTCATCCTTCCCGGGAATTTTCCTCTCAATCCTGATATTCGAAAGCGACTGGAGCAACACCTTCAGAAAAGGCTCATCCAACAGCAGAGCGGCCTGCCCTGTAGGATCCACCATGTGACTCTGGGACAGATGCAGCCTCAGAGAAAATCACCAGGGATCTGTCATGAACCATCTCAGCCCTCTGTATGTGAACGGCAAAGTAGCAAGAACATAAAGAAGGTGAGATCCAGCAATTTAGGAAACTTCCGATTGTTCGGCTCAGCAAACTTCCAGCTAGGGAAGGGCCCAAAGGCAGACCTGGGGCAGAGTCTGGGGAGGGTCTCAAAATATAATGCATATCAGCAACCAGAGAGCTGTGAGAGGGACTCTGCCCAAAGGTCAAAACTTGAGCTGAAGAAACACTCAGAGAGTGATTCAGGAAATGATTCTGCAAAGGACCCAgatgagaaacaaataaaaaattacctcAAAGCCCATGTGGACAGGAAGTTGGGGCAGATCAGTGAGGGAAGAATCCCCATGCAAGTGCGTCGTTCCTGGTTGTCTACCAGCCATGCCTTGCTCAAGTCTGACACCCAGGTGGAAACCAGTAATCTGGTATCCTCAAAGGGTCAGACATATTGCATAAACACCTCCCAGGAGGTTTTCTTCCTCAGTAAAAATACACGAAAGGTGCTGGAGGCACATATTAGAAAGTTTTGGGTGCAGCACAGGTGGGGCCTACTTCTCAAAGTATTTGAGGCCATAAAACTCTTTAAGTTGAGGAAGGCCCAGGCCCGGCGCCTTCAGCAGTCACCCTTTCCCACCTCACCCATCCATAAATCTGGTGCCAGGATAGCCGAGGTTGGCAAGCTCCCAGGGAGAAAATCCCAGATGTATCATCAAGAGAATGTTATAACGACCAAGTCAGAACCCGCCCTGGATagtcctctccctgccccatcgACTCCATGTGAGGAAATCCAGGAAATTCTGGCACTGGTCCTTCCTGATGAGGACCGTGGGCTCCCAGAAGCCCCTCTGACTGGACAGGAGGTCAGCGAGCCTCCTCAGTCACTCATCCCCAACACCATGGGTAGTACTGAGCAGAGTGGGACTCTCCTGGGCTCCCGGAAAAGCAGCCTGGAGTCAATTTCACATCAAGCCATGGCGGACAGTGGGTCCTATAAGGAGAGTAAAAGTCCTATCCCAGGCACCTCCAGTCCTGGTGAATCAATATTGGAGATGAAGGTAGAATCCCATTCATCAAGTTCTGAAGAGAAGAGGGAGGCCATCAAGGCTGACCAGTACCCTGCTCATTGGCCAAAATGCATAGACATCCTGAGAACCAGTCAGCCAGCAAGCTGCCACATTCTAAGTGAGGATCTGAGTGGCTTAGGGACTCCTGGGACCAGTCAATGCTCTACACCCTGTGGAACATCTGACACCCAAGTTAAAGGACAACCATACCCTATAGCAAAGGTTATTAGTGAACTTGAGACCGAAGTGAAGGTCAAGCCAGAGAATGAGCCTCAAGAGGGCCTCACGGATTTGCTCCATGCCTCAGGCAGCCCGGCTTCTCGGGTGCACACATGCTGCCCCGGAGGCACCACCAGTGGGAAAAAGCCATCTTCTCACATGGTAAATGGCAGCCTGGCAGCTAGAGAGAGAAGCCTGGGGCAGCAGGAGTCTAAAACCTTAACGCTTCAGGCCCCATTGAAAaaccagaacaagatttttgccCCTTCTACCAGAATAGAGGACCGTAGGAGGCCCAGACCAGAAGAGCATGAAGAAAGGTGTGTAGGATTGGGGAACCTCCCTGCCAGAAGAACGAGCCAACTTGGCCAGGCAAGGGGACTAGGCAACATCCCAGGCAAGACCCTCCAGTCCCCACCAAAGAAGGAAGAGTCTAGGGACGACATTCCCTTCATGAAAAAGATGAGTGGCTTTCTTCATTGGGTTTTCCCCAATAAAAGCAAAGGACAGGAAGGTCCTCTGTGCAAACGCAAGCCCATGCCAGCCTCTGCCCAGGGCCATGGACCAGTCAAAACCACATCAGCCTGTACGGCCAAAGAGGCTGCCAAAGTTCAGGCACTGGTGACGGCTGTCGGCCACATGCTAGAGAAGAAAATAACCCTTCAAACCCCAGAGAGAGGTCAGCAGAAGCGAAAAGCCCCAGTCCCTGTGCAACGGGGGGGTTCCTTCTGCCACAAGTCCCCCCCCTCCACTGAGCAGAGGAAAGTGATGAGCAATACAATCTGCAATCGCTATGACACCCCGGAGAGGTGCTCTGTCAGAGAAAAGTGGGTCAGAGACAAGGATGGAAGCATCTGGAAATTTGTGGGAATCAAGATGAGCAATTACGCATTGCCCCCTGGGGTGGCCGTGTCCCCAGTCGGTTCCCACCAGGAATGGTCATGGATGCTGGGCGAGTCGGCCCGCCCTCCCCACTGCCCACGGCACTGTCTTATTAGAGATAGTTCATGTAATGAGCTAGAAAACGCTTCTCCACCCCTTCCCAGTAGAAAATGTTCTGTCCAAGGGAAAATCCCCTACATGCAGAGAAAATCCTTTCCCTCATACTAG